The proteins below come from a single Parageobacillus toebii NBRC 107807 genomic window:
- a CDS encoding glutathione peroxidase, with translation MSVYDFTVKTIRGEEQSLADYKGKVLLIVNTASKCGFTPQYKELQELYEQYRDRGFVVLGFPCNQFGHQEPGTEEEIEQFCQVNYGVTFPMFAKVDVNGENAHPLFQYLKEKAPGVLGTKAIKWNFTKFLVDRNGNVVARFASQTKPSELKNEIEELL, from the coding sequence ATGAGCGTTTATGATTTTACTGTAAAAACGATTCGCGGGGAAGAACAGTCGCTGGCGGATTATAAAGGGAAAGTGTTGCTGATTGTCAATACGGCAAGCAAATGCGGCTTTACCCCGCAATATAAAGAGCTGCAGGAGCTATATGAGCAGTACCGCGACCGCGGTTTTGTCGTTCTTGGTTTTCCGTGCAATCAATTTGGCCATCAAGAGCCGGGCACGGAAGAAGAGATTGAACAGTTTTGCCAAGTCAATTACGGGGTAACTTTCCCGATGTTTGCCAAAGTCGATGTCAATGGTGAAAATGCTCATCCGCTTTTTCAGTATTTAAAGGAAAAAGCCCCAGGTGTGCTTGGAACGAAGGCGATTAAATGGAACTTTACGAAGTTTTTAGTGGATCGAAACGGAAATGTGGTCGCACGTTTTGCTTCACAAACGAAGCCGAGCGAGTTAAAAAACGAAATTGAAGAACTGTTGTAA
- a CDS encoding ABC-F family ATP-binding cassette domain-containing protein, with protein sequence MKMLTVENIAKSYGEKVLFQQLSFTIKEGERIGIIGVNGAGKSTLLRIIAGADAPDEGQITYSKDFTIGYLPQEPEFRHDFTVLEQVFHRDTPLIRLLREYELALAELEEHPLDEKRQARLYACQQQMDAQNAWDANANAKAILTKLGISDMTKRIGELSGGQKRRVALAQALIEAPDLLILDEPTNHLDYEAIRWLEEYLSRYQGAVLFVTHDRYFLDRVTNRIFELDRGKLYTYVGNYAAFLEAKALREEQERTAAEKRYHLYRRELEWVKRGAKARTTKQKARLKRFAQLEASLPTEKSGQLEMKLGGSRLGKKVIELKRISHSFGGKQLFHCFNLLVKPGDRIGIVGPNGSGKSTLLNIIAGRLQPEEGEVEIGPTVKIAYYTQEHVEMDEQKRVIEYIREAGEAIRTIDGETISAAQLLEQFLFPMHMHGTPIRKLSGGEKRRLYLLRLLMTEPNVLLLDEPTNDFDTQTLTVLEDYLQSFPGVVVTVSHDRYFLDKVADQLLILEGNGRISTYFGEYSAYLEEQLLRKSMQKQEKQAPKETKTLKKQTKRRLTFKEQKEWEEIEANIAALETKLQQVAEEMETFASDYEKIQQLSQEYENLSAKLDSLLERWAELSELVESS encoded by the coding sequence ATGAAAATGTTAACGGTGGAAAATATCGCAAAAAGCTACGGAGAAAAGGTGTTATTTCAACAACTGTCTTTTACGATTAAAGAAGGGGAGCGCATCGGCATTATCGGCGTCAATGGCGCTGGAAAATCAACATTATTGCGCATAATTGCCGGGGCGGATGCGCCTGATGAAGGACAAATTACTTATTCAAAAGATTTCACGATCGGTTATTTGCCGCAGGAGCCGGAGTTTCGTCATGATTTTACCGTTTTAGAACAAGTATTCCATCGGGATACCCCTCTTATTCGCCTTTTGCGTGAATATGAACTGGCGCTTGCCGAGCTGGAAGAACATCCCCTTGATGAAAAGCGTCAGGCTCGCTTGTATGCCTGCCAGCAACAAATGGATGCGCAAAATGCATGGGATGCGAATGCCAATGCAAAAGCGATTTTGACAAAGCTAGGCATTTCTGATATGACGAAACGAATCGGCGAGCTGTCGGGAGGGCAAAAACGGCGGGTAGCGCTGGCGCAGGCGCTCATTGAAGCACCAGATTTACTGATTCTTGATGAGCCGACGAACCATCTTGATTATGAAGCCATTCGTTGGTTAGAAGAATATTTATCACGTTATCAAGGAGCGGTATTGTTTGTCACGCACGATCGTTATTTTTTGGACCGCGTCACCAATCGCATTTTTGAACTGGACCGTGGCAAGTTATACACGTATGTAGGGAATTATGCCGCATTTTTGGAGGCAAAAGCCCTTCGGGAAGAACAAGAACGTACTGCCGCGGAAAAACGTTATCATTTATACCGCCGTGAGCTCGAATGGGTAAAACGCGGAGCAAAAGCGCGGACAACGAAACAAAAGGCGCGTCTGAAGCGGTTTGCCCAGCTCGAAGCGTCACTGCCGACGGAAAAAAGCGGGCAGCTGGAGATGAAGCTGGGCGGTAGCCGGCTTGGCAAAAAGGTGATCGAGCTGAAGCGAATCAGCCATTCGTTTGGCGGCAAGCAGCTCTTTCATTGCTTTAACCTGCTTGTCAAACCGGGTGACCGCATTGGCATTGTCGGGCCGAACGGCAGTGGCAAATCCACTTTGCTTAATATCATCGCCGGACGGCTGCAGCCGGAAGAAGGAGAGGTGGAAATCGGTCCGACTGTCAAAATTGCCTATTATACGCAAGAGCATGTGGAAATGGACGAGCAGAAACGAGTCATCGAATATATTCGCGAAGCGGGCGAGGCAATACGCACCATCGACGGAGAGACGATCTCCGCCGCGCAGTTGCTTGAGCAGTTTTTGTTTCCAATGCATATGCATGGAACGCCGATTCGCAAACTGTCCGGAGGGGAAAAACGCCGTTTATATTTATTGCGCTTGTTGATGACGGAACCGAACGTCTTATTGCTCGATGAGCCGACGAACGATTTCGATACGCAAACGTTGACCGTGCTTGAAGATTATTTGCAGTCATTTCCTGGCGTTGTCGTTACCGTATCACATGACCGCTACTTTTTAGATAAAGTCGCTGACCAGCTTTTGATTTTAGAAGGAAACGGACGAATATCCACTTACTTTGGCGAATATTCCGCATACTTAGAAGAGCAGCTGCTGAGGAAATCAATGCAAAAACAAGAAAAACAAGCACCAAAAGAAACGAAAACGCTAAAGAAACAAACGAAACGCCGTTTGACGTTTAAAGAACAAAAAGAATGGGAAGAAATCGAAGCCAACATCGCTGCACTTGAAACAAAATTGCAGCAAGTAGCCGAAGAGATGGAAACATTTGCGAGCGATTATGAAAAAATCCAGCAGCTTTCACAAGAATATGAAAATCTTTCAGCAAAGTTAGATTCGCTTTTGGAACGTTGGGCGGAGTTATCAGAGCTCGTAGAATCGTCATAA
- a CDS encoding BrxA/BrxB family bacilliredoxin → MSMAYEEYMRQLVQPMRDELVNAGFRELRTSEEVEQFMENVEGTTFVVVNSVCGCAAGLARPAATQAVLNSEKKPDHLVTVFAGQDREATAKMREYFVGIAPSSPSMALLKGKEVVHFIPREEIEFQSMEAVMENIMNAFEKYCD, encoded by the coding sequence ATGTCCATGGCTTATGAAGAATATATGCGCCAGCTTGTGCAGCCAATGCGCGACGAATTGGTGAACGCCGGATTCCGCGAACTTCGCACGAGCGAAGAAGTAGAACAATTTATGGAAAACGTCGAAGGCACGACGTTTGTGGTGGTCAACTCCGTTTGTGGATGCGCAGCGGGATTGGCACGGCCAGCGGCAACACAGGCTGTTTTAAACAGTGAGAAAAAACCAGATCATTTAGTGACGGTGTTTGCCGGTCAAGATAGAGAAGCAACAGCAAAAATGCGCGAGTATTTCGTTGGGATTGCACCATCTTCTCCATCGATGGCGCTCTTAAAGGGAAAAGAGGTCGTTCATTTTATTCCACGTGAGGAAATTGAATTTCAATCAATGGAAGCAGTAATGGAAAACATTATGAATGCGTTTGAAAAATATTGTGATTAA
- a CDS encoding YuzL family protein produces MPKRKKDPSKAGLGAPNVKGQGTTQTETGAYELDSARKKTKID; encoded by the coding sequence ATGCCGAAACGGAAAAAAGATCCGTCCAAAGCGGGATTAGGCGCTCCAAACGTGAAAGGCCAAGGAACAACGCAAACAGAAACGGGCGCATACGAGCTTGACTCCGCCCGCAAGAAAACAAAAATCGATTAA
- a CDS encoding LL-diaminopimelate aminotransferase, whose translation MKLAARMKAFSTSIFSELSIYIKQKCSEKNDMIDLSIGSPDLPPPPCVMEALSRYASDPKAYGYTLKGTREFHEAVAFYYQTAHHVTLHPKTEIMYAIGSQDGLVHLPMAFADPGDIILVPDPGYPAYATGIAMAEAVPYFMPLRKENDFLPNLREIPQEIAEKAVLMFLNFPGNPVPALATEAFFREVVEFAKRYNIIVVSDFAYSELYYDGNKPISFLSIPGAKEVGIELNSLSKSYNMAGCRIGYICGNEEIIRILSKFKSNLDYGIFLPIQQAAIAALTEGASFCEQNRAIYQSRRDCFVDGLASIGWHVDRPKAGMFIWAEIPKGWNSLDFTYALIDRAGVVVTPGHAFGPSGEGYVRIALVEGEDKLLRAVEKLKQSGIFSAK comes from the coding sequence ATGAAGTTGGCAGCGCGTATGAAAGCTTTTTCCACATCGATTTTTAGCGAACTATCAATCTATATAAAACAAAAATGCAGCGAAAAAAATGATATGATTGATTTAAGCATCGGCAGTCCAGATTTACCGCCGCCACCGTGTGTTATGGAAGCGCTTAGCCGTTATGCGAGTGATCCAAAAGCATATGGATATACGCTGAAAGGTACACGCGAATTTCATGAAGCAGTGGCGTTTTATTATCAAACAGCACATCATGTAACGCTTCATCCGAAAACAGAAATCATGTATGCCATCGGTTCACAAGACGGACTTGTTCACCTGCCAATGGCATTTGCGGACCCGGGGGATATTATTCTTGTTCCTGATCCCGGCTATCCGGCATATGCAACAGGCATTGCGATGGCGGAAGCCGTTCCTTATTTCATGCCGCTTCGAAAAGAAAACGATTTCCTGCCAAATCTGCGGGAAATTCCGCAAGAGATAGCAGAAAAAGCGGTGCTTATGTTTTTAAACTTTCCGGGGAATCCCGTTCCCGCGTTAGCAACGGAAGCGTTTTTCCGGGAAGTGGTTGAATTTGCAAAACGATATAACATTATCGTCGTCTCCGATTTTGCTTATAGCGAACTTTATTATGACGGCAATAAGCCGATTAGTTTTTTATCCATACCTGGAGCAAAAGAAGTCGGAATTGAATTGAATTCATTATCGAAAAGTTACAATATGGCCGGCTGCCGCATTGGTTATATTTGCGGAAATGAAGAAATCATCCGCATCCTTAGCAAATTTAAATCGAATTTGGATTACGGCATATTTTTGCCGATTCAGCAAGCAGCGATTGCGGCGTTAACAGAAGGTGCGTCATTTTGCGAACAAAACCGGGCTATTTATCAATCCCGCCGCGATTGCTTCGTAGACGGTCTTGCTTCAATTGGATGGCATGTCGACCGGCCGAAAGCGGGCATGTTTATATGGGCGGAAATTCCGAAAGGATGGAATTCCCTTGATTTTACCTATGCGTTAATTGATCGTGCCGGTGTCGTCGTTACGCCTGGGCATGCGTTTGGACCGAGCGGAGAAGGGTATGTGCGTATCGCGCTTGTAGAAGGAGAAGACAAACTATTGCGGGCAGTAGAAAAATTGAAACAAAGCGGAATTTTTTCAGCAAAGTGA
- a CDS encoding conserved virulence factor C family protein → MKIKSIEPTPSPNTMKVLLDEELPSGTRNNYKPDNVDTAPPLIQQLMKIEGVKGIYHVADFLAIERNPKYDWKEILTKVREVFGEEVENEQGETKKPNEHFGEVKVYVQMLYGLPMQVKLIDGEQEHRVGLPKQFMDAVIEAQKYAGNIVLERKWVEKGVRYGTFEEIGNEMVEELSAAYPPERLERIVQMFRRGEQAKTQKRISIKVTEEMLDDPDWTKRYAALEQMAEPTEDDIPVLAKALKDEKVAIRRLATAYLGMIGGKKVLPYLYEALKDKAVSVRRTAGDCLSDIGDPEAIPVMIEALKDPSKLVRWRAAMFLYEVGDESALPALKAAENDPEFEVSMQVKMAIERIEGGEEAKGSVWKQMTESRRKGQ, encoded by the coding sequence TTGAAAATTAAATCGATTGAACCAACCCCGAGTCCAAACACGATGAAAGTATTGTTAGATGAGGAACTGCCGTCTGGCACCAGAAATAACTATAAACCGGACAATGTCGATACGGCGCCTCCTCTTATTCAACAGCTAATGAAAATTGAAGGGGTAAAAGGAATTTATCATGTCGCTGACTTTTTGGCCATTGAGCGCAATCCGAAATACGACTGGAAAGAGATTTTAACGAAAGTGCGCGAAGTGTTTGGAGAGGAAGTGGAAAACGAGCAAGGAGAAACGAAAAAGCCAAACGAACATTTTGGTGAAGTGAAAGTATATGTACAAATGTTGTATGGTTTGCCGATGCAAGTGAAATTAATAGATGGCGAACAAGAGCATCGCGTTGGGCTTCCGAAACAGTTTATGGATGCGGTCATTGAAGCGCAGAAATATGCGGGCAATATCGTGTTAGAACGAAAATGGGTGGAAAAAGGCGTGCGTTACGGCACCTTTGAGGAAATCGGCAATGAAATGGTTGAAGAACTTTCCGCTGCATACCCGCCGGAACGATTAGAGCGCATTGTTCAAATGTTTCGCCGCGGCGAGCAAGCAAAGACGCAAAAACGCATAAGCATCAAAGTGACGGAAGAAATGCTCGATGATCCGGATTGGACGAAACGATATGCGGCGCTAGAACAAATGGCGGAGCCGACAGAAGACGATATACCGGTGCTCGCAAAAGCGCTAAAAGATGAAAAAGTAGCGATTCGCCGCTTGGCTACTGCGTATTTAGGAATGATCGGCGGCAAAAAAGTATTGCCGTATTTATATGAAGCGCTGAAAGATAAAGCGGTTTCCGTGCGGCGGACGGCGGGAGACTGCTTGTCCGATATTGGAGATCCGGAAGCCATTCCAGTGATGATTGAGGCGCTGAAAGACCCAAGCAAGCTTGTCCGTTGGCGCGCTGCCATGTTTTTATACGAAGTCGGTGATGAATCGGCATTGCCGGCATTAAAGGCGGCGGAAAACGATCCGGAATTTGAAGTGAGCATGCAAGTGAAAATGGCGATCGAGCGCATTGAAGGCGGCGAGGAAGCGAAAGGATCGGTTTGGAAACAAATGACGGAAAGCAGAAGAAAAGGTCAATAG
- a CDS encoding YpjP family protein has product MKLPKWLRKTLVVAITVCTFGLVTPPSSLMAADEPASDDSPSSDWQNNHSGSPITSVTAQREMQAPVLTRQQFIEQTMEKAVVQSYEKFGSKIAPVIEEEFRDVILPRIEEVIASLAEQYPEEQLQYLEVTENPSGGMGERIFHIYRVDTGEDIIRFHVRREHPPQDGYWFQFHYHTYHDNFQTHYELGKIYWDKNTPPQWRT; this is encoded by the coding sequence GTGAAGCTGCCAAAGTGGTTAAGAAAAACGCTCGTTGTCGCAATCACGGTATGTACGTTTGGTCTTGTTACACCACCTTCTTCGTTAATGGCTGCTGATGAACCAGCGTCAGATGATTCGCCGTCTTCTGATTGGCAAAATAATCATAGCGGATCGCCAATTACGTCCGTTACAGCTCAGCGGGAAATGCAAGCGCCGGTTTTGACTCGGCAGCAATTTATTGAGCAGACGATGGAGAAAGCGGTCGTGCAATCGTACGAAAAATTTGGCAGCAAAATCGCTCCTGTTATTGAAGAAGAGTTTCGCGATGTGATTTTGCCGCGCATTGAGGAAGTGATTGCGTCGCTTGCTGAGCAATACCCGGAAGAACAGCTGCAGTATTTGGAGGTGACGGAAAACCCATCAGGCGGGATGGGAGAGCGCATTTTTCATATTTACCGCGTCGACACAGGAGAGGATATTATCCGTTTTCACGTCAGGCGCGAACATCCGCCGCAAGATGGGTATTGGTTTCAATTTCATTACCATACGTACCACGACAATTTCCAAACCCATTACGAGCTAGGAAAAATTTATTGGGATAAAAATACGCCGCCGCAATGGCGGACGTGA